From bacterium, a single genomic window includes:
- a CDS encoding NAD(P)/FAD-dependent oxidoreductase produces MKPYDLIIIGGGPAGIGAALQAGREGRKVLLAEKDILGGRLNHAFLVKNFPLSGPKGCSGKTLIRGLVEQLKALDIGTIQGTCQAIDHKGVCFVSLINGRNHKSQAVILAGGLEPKKLLVPGAGEAFEQQRLVCYWDDLPWPLKDKSIAVIGGGEVALDQACSLADKGAKATVLVRRNKVKAYPGLIKLAEGLGVKIKYCFAIERISLNGPELVLHGSENRDFKCARAVVAIGSSVPRTIISSQAKKHMNKGLYLAGDLADKNNKQAAIAFGSGVKAAGLALAPSPDLSGEGRGEVKRRK; encoded by the coding sequence ATGAAACCATACGACCTCATCATAATCGGCGGGGGGCCGGCCGGGATCGGCGCGGCCCTGCAGGCCGGGCGCGAGGGGCGCAAAGTGCTGCTGGCCGAAAAGGACATTCTGGGCGGCAGGCTTAACCATGCCTTTCTGGTTAAGAACTTTCCCCTATCCGGGCCAAAAGGCTGTTCCGGGAAAACATTGATCCGTGGACTGGTGGAACAGTTGAAGGCCCTTGATATCGGCACGATCCAAGGCACTTGCCAGGCAATAGATCATAAGGGCGTCTGTTTTGTCTCTTTGATCAACGGCCGAAATCACAAATCACAGGCGGTCATCCTGGCCGGTGGCCTGGAACCAAAGAAGCTACTCGTCCCCGGCGCCGGGGAAGCCTTTGAACAGCAGCGCTTGGTTTGTTACTGGGACGATCTTCCTTGGCCACTCAAAGACAAGAGCATAGCAGTTATCGGCGGCGGCGAGGTGGCGCTGGACCAGGCTTGCAGTCTGGCTGACAAGGGAGCCAAGGCCACGGTGCTGGTCCGGAGAAACAAAGTGAAAGCCTATCCGGGTTTGATCAAACTGGCGGAAGGTCTGGGAGTGAAAATAAAATATTGTTTTGCAATAGAACGGATCTCTCTCAACGGGCCGGAGCTGGTTCTCCATGGTTCAGAAAACAGGGACTTTAAATGCGCCAGGGCCGTGGTGGCCATAGGTTCATCTGTACCAAGGACAATTATCTCTAGTCAAGCAAAAAAGCACATGAACAAAGGGCTGTATTTGGCCGGGGATCTGGCGGACAAGAACAATAAGCAAGCAGCCATAGCCTTTGGCAGCGGGGTAAAAGCAGCTGGTCTTGCTCTTGCTCCCTCTCCTGATTTATCAGGAGAGGGCCGGGGTGAGGTCAAAAGGAGAAAATGA
- a CDS encoding HAD family phosphatase, with the protein MAGIQALILDLGKVVLNYDHGRSAREIARISGCGEKEVESFIFGSLKDRFNSGQMTGEEFFGLIKDRFNLKISFDDFHPIWSDIFSENLDVAGVLPELCKNYPVYLLTNTDILHFEYILANFPVVSRFNQVFASYQMGIAKPDREIYQRALAEIGMPADAVLYVDDEPAFVEAARLCGINALLYRPGMSFRNELLKFGISI; encoded by the coding sequence ATGGCTGGGATCCAAGCCCTTATTTTGGACCTGGGCAAGGTGGTACTAAATTACGACCACGGCCGCAGTGCAAGGGAGATAGCAAGGATATCGGGATGCGGTGAAAAAGAGGTTGAGTCCTTCATCTTCGGAAGCCTTAAGGATCGCTTCAACAGCGGACAGATGACCGGGGAAGAATTCTTCGGACTTATTAAGGACAGGTTCAACCTGAAGATCAGCTTCGACGATTTCCACCCGATCTGGAGCGATATTTTCAGCGAGAATCTTGACGTGGCCGGCGTTCTGCCGGAGCTCTGCAAAAATTACCCGGTTTATCTGCTGACCAACACCGACATCCTGCATTTTGAGTACATCCTGGCCAATTTCCCCGTGGTCTCCCGGTTCAACCAGGTTTTTGCCTCTTACCAGATGGGAATTGCCAAGCCGGACCGGGAGATCTACCAACGGGCGCTGGCGGAGATAGGAATGCCGGCGGATGCCGTGCTTTATGTTGACGACGAACCCGCTTTCGTGGAGGCGGCCCGGCTCTGCGGCATTAATGCCCTGCTTTACCGGCCGGGAATGAGCTTTAGGAATGAACTTCTCAAATTCGGCATCAGTATTTAA
- a CDS encoding response regulator, whose translation MPVYKILVADDEVNIVKIMEFELKKNGYEVFTANDGAEAFELAKQNTPDLILSDVMMPKMDGYELCQKVKEIPGMRGTPFIFLTAKTGMENRIQGYLLGASKYITKPCSRQDLIKAIDMRLKLAEQAKSLFAQKAKKFTGDLSIISVFSLLDMFFIGNWSGYVEMDSGDGHRGLLEINDSRISAWNLDGNNDEAALGNLLSWTQGKFTAEHV comes from the coding sequence ATGCCGGTATATAAAATACTAGTGGCCGATGACGAGGTCAACATCGTCAAAATAATGGAGTTCGAGCTTAAGAAGAACGGTTACGAGGTCTTTACCGCCAACGACGGCGCCGAGGCCTTTGAACTGGCCAAGCAGAACACTCCTGATCTGATCCTCTCGGACGTTATGATGCCCAAGATGGACGGGTATGAGCTATGCCAGAAGGTCAAGGAGATACCCGGCATGCGGGGCACTCCGTTCATTTTCCTGACCGCCAAGACCGGCATGGAGAACCGCATCCAGGGCTATCTGCTGGGAGCCTCCAAGTATATCACCAAGCCCTGCAGCCGCCAGGACCTGATCAAAGCAATAGACATGCGGCTGAAGCTGGCCGAGCAGGCCAAGAGCCTTTTCGCCCAGAAGGCCAAGAAGTTCACCGGCGACCTGTCCATCATCTCGGTCTTCAGTTTATTGGACATGTTCTTCATCGGCAACTGGAGCGGCTACGTGGAGATGGACTCCGGCGACGGGCACCGGGGTCTGCTGGAGATTAACGACTCCCGGATAAGCGCCTGGAACCTGGACGGGAACAACGACGAGGCGGCGCTGGGAAATCTGCTTTCGTGGACCCAGGGAAAATTCACCGCCGAGCATGTTTAA
- a CDS encoding sigma-70 family RNA polymerase sigma factor, giving the protein MEQQTDQALIEQTLAGDNLAFNLLVTRYQKAVYSSAARILRDHDQADEAAQETFVKAYFALKQYDQNYKFYTWLLRICLNLCYDQLKKQKRQAPLDEAFEHPGPDPAELFAGDDACRKIRKEIDKLPMDQRMVVQLRVDKDLSYQEIGQALKIPIGTVMSRLSRARLALGKNLKEIL; this is encoded by the coding sequence TTGGAACAGCAAACCGATCAAGCGCTTATAGAACAGACCCTGGCCGGCGACAACCTGGCCTTTAACCTGTTGGTAACCCGTTACCAGAAGGCGGTTTACTCTTCGGCCGCCCGCATCCTGCGGGACCACGACCAAGCCGACGAGGCCGCCCAGGAAACCTTCGTCAAAGCCTATTTTGCCCTAAAGCAATACGACCAAAATTACAAGTTTTACACCTGGCTGCTGCGGATCTGCCTTAATTTGTGCTACGACCAGCTGAAAAAACAGAAGCGCCAGGCGCCTTTGGACGAAGCTTTTGAGCATCCCGGCCCGGACCCGGCCGAACTATTTGCCGGTGATGATGCCTGCAGGAAAATAAGAAAAGAGATAGACAAACTGCCGATGGACCAGAGAATGGTGGTTCAGCTGAGGGTGGACAAGGACCTCTCGTACCAGGAGATCGGCCAGGCCCTTAAGATACCGATCGGAACCGTAATGTCGCGGCTGTCCCGGGCCCGGTTGGCGCTGGGAAAAAATTTGAAGGAGATATTATAA
- a CDS encoding zinc ribbon domain-containing protein, giving the protein MYCPHCGTLNDPAAKRCTQCTGLLPELNKKSLWQQLYRPGQGLGCLLIIAALAISSLFIIIPQYRLYTMQVNLARESIVKNNMRQLRVALDQMAVETDYYPVSLKPSNSEDEEQYLRYIISVTRQLRNPFDQLVPAVSESEIEPPDWKAFKPGQIVYVPLDAYEGRAQGCAIYGVGKKGLLKEVLRGGF; this is encoded by the coding sequence ATGTACTGCCCTCACTGCGGCACATTAAACGACCCCGCAGCCAAGCGCTGCACCCAATGCACCGGCCTTTTACCCGAGCTAAACAAAAAGAGCCTCTGGCAACAGCTCTACCGGCCGGGGCAGGGCCTGGGCTGTCTGCTGATCATTGCGGCCCTGGCCATCAGCAGCCTCTTCATCATCATTCCCCAATACCGGCTGTACACCATGCAGGTGAACCTGGCCCGGGAGTCCATCGTCAAGAACAACATGCGGCAGCTGCGGGTGGCCCTGGATCAGATGGCGGTGGAAACCGATTATTACCCGGTCAGCCTGAAACCCAGCAACTCCGAAGACGAGGAGCAGTACTTACGATATATTATCTCCGTGACCCGGCAACTGCGCAACCCTTTTGACCAGCTGGTCCCGGCAGTCAGCGAATCCGAGATCGAACCTCCGGACTGGAAAGCCTTTAAGCCCGGACAGATCGTGTATGTACCGCTGGACGCATATGAAGGCCGGGCCCAAGGCTGCGCCATATACGGGGTGGGCAAAAAGGGATTGTTGAAAGAAGTGCTAAGAGGAGGGTTTTAA
- a CDS encoding zf-HC2 domain-containing protein, giving the protein MKKSDQHKFTPEQIGAYYDGQLTETERREVEQHLKQCAACQAVLTELTLMDQAVQKAELVSAPEGYFQTFGSAVANRIARQKLAPQKETKRFSWGWITAAAALASLAIVLVSGDLTKPRLYRSVPEEQRTVLLEAPAISQPTPADEAKDQAPAQSSKSLEASPELNLAEAPAEETGEETPAQETRKMEAAPEMELADVSMEKEAPAAAPAKRARSMGLAASRSPQAVGSAGIADKKDLAAKPAAVQAPVKPASTPAPAPVSQTSSQASPSSVETVTVIEICLPDGNEDCPEPKVRSAIRINLDGI; this is encoded by the coding sequence ATGAAAAAATCAGACCAACATAAATTCACGCCGGAGCAGATCGGCGCCTACTACGACGGCCAGCTGACGGAGACCGAACGCCGGGAGGTCGAACAGCACCTAAAGCAATGCGCCGCCTGCCAAGCCGTTCTGACCGAGCTGACCCTGATGGACCAAGCCGTCCAGAAGGCTGAACTCGTTTCAGCGCCCGAGGGCTATTTCCAGACCTTTGGCTCGGCCGTGGCCAACCGCATCGCCCGGCAAAAACTGGCTCCTCAGAAAGAAACCAAAAGATTCAGCTGGGGCTGGATCACGGCCGCCGCCGCTCTGGCCAGCCTGGCCATAGTGCTGGTCTCCGGCGATCTGACCAAACCCCGCCTGTACCGCTCCGTTCCGGAAGAACAAAGAACAGTTTTGCTGGAAGCCCCGGCCATATCCCAACCAACCCCTGCGGATGAGGCAAAGGATCAGGCCCCGGCCCAGAGTTCAAAAAGCCTGGAAGCCTCTCCGGAATTGAACCTGGCCGAAGCTCCCGCCGAAGAGACGGGTGAAGAGACACCTGCCCAAGAAACCCGGAAGATGGAGGCCGCCCCGGAGATGGAGCTGGCCGATGTCTCCATGGAAAAAGAAGCTCCTGCCGCGGCCCCGGCCAAGCGGGCCAGGAGCATGGGTCTGGCAGCCTCCCGCAGCCCCCAGGCGGTTGGCTCTGCCGGGATAGCAGACAAAAAAGACCTGGCCGCAAAACCTGCCGCAGTACAGGCCCCGGTCAAACCGGCTTCAACCCCGGCTCCGGCCCCGGTTTCTCAGACTTCTTCGCAGGCCAGCCCCTCCTCGGTGGAGACGGTCACGGTGATAGAGATCTGCCTGCCGGACGGCAATGAGGATTGCCCCGAACCCAAGGTAAGGTCGGCCATCCGGATAAACCTGGACGGGATATAA
- a CDS encoding LemA family protein, whose amino-acid sequence MIVVFLLLVIIGLLLVGVIGYLISIYNQLIQVKVNIDKAWGNIEVMEKQRFDEIPKLVKICEGYMQYEKETLQKVTEARTKFMEAKTPAGMAQASSDMAGALKTLFAVAENYPQLKADQNFVHLQGRVTALENQIADRREFYNESVAIFNTRIRQFPDMIVANMMGYMEREMYKVAEAEKKSPDISFNMPK is encoded by the coding sequence ATGATAGTTGTGTTCCTGCTGCTGGTCATCATCGGGCTGCTGCTGGTGGGCGTCATCGGCTACCTGATCAGCATCTACAACCAGCTGATCCAGGTTAAGGTCAACATCGACAAGGCCTGGGGCAACATCGAGGTGATGGAGAAACAGCGCTTTGACGAGATCCCCAAGCTGGTCAAGATTTGCGAGGGCTACATGCAGTACGAAAAGGAGACCCTGCAGAAGGTGACCGAGGCCCGCACCAAATTCATGGAAGCCAAGACCCCGGCCGGCATGGCCCAGGCCAGCTCGGACATGGCCGGAGCGCTAAAGACCCTGTTCGCGGTGGCCGAGAACTATCCCCAGCTTAAGGCCGACCAGAACTTCGTCCACCTGCAGGGCCGGGTGACCGCGCTGGAGAACCAGATCGCCGACCGCCGGGAGTTCTACAACGAGTCGGTGGCCATCTTCAACACCCGGATCCGCCAGTTCCCGGATATGATCGTGGCCAACATGATGGGCTACATGGAGCGCGAGATGTACAAGGTGGCCGAGGCCGAGAAGAAGTCCCCGGACATCAGTTTTAACATGCCCAAATAG
- a CDS encoding DUF4846 domain-containing protein, whose product MLKNIFILLVLPLLAFAQQPKLVDEIPVPAGYQAVESPAGSYSQWLTRRPLKNSLEIVDHAGRRVPAGSYSVYTVLDLPLLFTGDLEQCADYAMRLWAEYHKDTNKLDKLYLFDYNGRRQNYKTSRLSYLNFLRRAFANSNSHSLKKGCAVVDTSALAPGDMVVQNERGGVGHVSVVMNVCRSSAGQKLYLLGFSYMPAQEFHIEKALEGYGREGWFTVEGYFRYLKDHMDLGTPVLRRFK is encoded by the coding sequence ATGCTGAAAAATATATTCATACTTTTAGTCTTGCCTTTGCTGGCCTTCGCCCAACAGCCGAAGCTGGTCGATGAAATCCCCGTTCCCGCAGGCTACCAGGCGGTGGAGTCTCCCGCAGGCAGCTACAGCCAGTGGCTCACCCGCCGGCCGCTGAAGAACAGCTTGGAGATAGTGGACCATGCCGGACGCAGGGTCCCGGCCGGGTCATACAGCGTTTACACGGTACTGGACCTGCCCCTTTTGTTCACCGGCGACCTGGAGCAGTGCGCCGATTACGCCATGCGGCTGTGGGCCGAGTATCATAAAGATACCAACAAATTGGATAAGCTCTACCTGTTCGACTATAACGGCAGGCGCCAGAACTATAAGACCTCCCGGCTGAGCTACCTCAATTTCCTGCGCCGGGCCTTTGCCAACAGCAACTCCCATTCCCTTAAAAAAGGCTGCGCCGTTGTCGACACCTCCGCCCTGGCCCCCGGCGACATGGTGGTCCAGAACGAGCGGGGCGGGGTGGGCCACGTTTCTGTGGTGATGAATGTCTGCCGGAGTTCTGCCGGACAAAAGCTGTATCTGCTGGGCTTCAGCTACATGCCGGCCCAGGAGTTCCATATCGAGAAGGCCCTTGAGGGCTATGGCAGGGAAGGCTGGTTCACGGTGGAGGGTTACTTCCGGTATCTTAAAGATCACATGGACCTGGGAACGCCGGTACTGCGAAGGTTTAAATGA
- a CDS encoding GIDE domain-containing protein encodes MHPLQKISMYFRDNRKQASQVFAFLGFGLYMLVSFVMRGNGIYGAYSFFSVVLPLLGLALGVLIFTLGFELLRQKNLMENIPRSKARSAAMGLAEVQGKAAPYVWLKSPLTLTECLYYKFLVEKYEQEGKNSRWKVVNEGSSTHFFYVEDETGKILVDPVDAELHLASDYKYTGTDIISSGKAHTYSTPSIFGGQRMRYTEWYIVPNDTVYAIGTVKKWKSAFDDHKFKVAEKLKAIKEDKERLKKFDLDGNGQIDCDEWEMARQQAEQDLLKEQLEKPQQMEDDVVISRDPSNNIMIISDQDERQVIKNKTIQAGLSFVSGGGLIVWMAYLLLKNIVH; translated from the coding sequence TTGTTTCGTTCGTAATGAGGGGAAACGGGATTTACGGGGCCTATTCCTTTTTTTCGGTGGTGCTTCCCCTGCTGGGGCTGGCGCTGGGCGTTCTGATCTTTACTTTGGGGTTTGAACTGCTGCGACAGAAGAACCTGATGGAGAACATCCCCCGCTCCAAGGCCCGCTCGGCCGCCATGGGTCTGGCCGAGGTCCAGGGCAAAGCGGCGCCCTACGTCTGGCTTAAAAGCCCGCTGACACTTACCGAGTGCCTCTACTACAAATTCCTGGTGGAAAAATACGAGCAGGAAGGCAAGAACAGCCGCTGGAAGGTGGTCAACGAAGGCAGTTCCACCCATTTCTTCTACGTGGAGGACGAGACCGGAAAGATACTGGTGGACCCGGTGGATGCCGAACTGCACCTGGCCTCGGATTACAAATACACCGGAACCGACATCATCTCCAGCGGCAAGGCCCATACCTACAGCACCCCGTCCATCTTCGGCGGCCAGAGGATGCGCTACACCGAGTGGTACATAGTCCCCAACGACACCGTTTACGCCATCGGCACCGTCAAAAAGTGGAAGAGCGCCTTTGACGACCACAAATTCAAGGTGGCGGAAAAGCTGAAGGCCATCAAGGAGGACAAGGAACGGCTGAAGAAGTTCGACCTGGACGGCAACGGTCAGATAGACTGCGACGAGTGGGAGATGGCCCGCCAGCAGGCCGAGCAGGACCTGTTGAAGGAACAGCTGGAAAAGCCCCAGCAGATGGAGGATGACGTGGTGATTAGCCGGGACCCGTCCAACAACATCATGATAATATCCGACCAGGACGAGCGCCAGGTGATCAAGAACAAAACCATACAGGCCGGGCTATCCTTTGTCTCCGGCGGCGGATTGATAGTCTGGATGGCCTACCTGCTGCTGAAGAATATCGTTCATTGA
- a CDS encoding isochorismatase family cysteine hydrolase, whose protein sequence is MKNTKTALLVIDCQNYFFDPASPAYLPASKRILPRVNKLIALAKDQDWPVVFTVHGPSYSPGNLMLAQWRHLPAGRQCELHQDLKVPGKAKIIHKQHYSAFIGTGLEKYLKKRGIGRVVLCGAMTHLCVDTTARHAFMLGFQPVIVRDACCSKSAALHKAALLALKHGFAKITMAPTTETRNSESINRLKNSVVHPFSVSVVKGNS, encoded by the coding sequence ATGAAAAACACTAAAACGGCCCTGCTGGTGATAGACTGCCAGAATTATTTCTTCGATCCGGCTTCGCCGGCCTATCTCCCGGCGTCCAAGAGGATCCTGCCGCGGGTGAACAAGCTTATTGCTTTGGCTAAAGATCAGGATTGGCCGGTGGTGTTCACCGTCCATGGGCCGTCGTACAGTCCCGGGAACCTGATGCTGGCCCAATGGCGTCATTTGCCCGCGGGCAGGCAGTGTGAGCTTCACCAAGACTTGAAGGTTCCGGGCAAGGCAAAGATCATTCACAAACAGCATTACTCGGCCTTCATTGGAACGGGGCTGGAAAAGTATCTGAAAAAGCGGGGCATTGGCCGGGTGGTGCTTTGCGGAGCCATGACCCATCTCTGCGTGGACACCACCGCCCGCCACGCCTTTATGCTGGGGTTCCAGCCAGTGATCGTCCGGGATGCCTGCTGTTCCAAGAGTGCTGCCCTGCACAAGGCGGCCCTGCTGGCGTTGAAGCACGGCTTTGCGAAGATAACCATGGCACCTACCACGGAAACACGGAATTCGGAATCAATAAATAGATTAAAGAATTCAGTGGTTCATCCATTCAGTGTTTCTGTGGTAAAGGGAAATTCATGA
- a CDS encoding class I SAM-dependent methyltransferase: protein MKSLSFDHLVTHYDETRDFDMPCFLKALNAIKSIVPPISYPKMFEPGIGNGRIAIPLVRLGYKVTGIDISEIMLNNLSQRIKKDNITGLDYKIGDVSCVPFDNLSFDATIATHLFYFVSEWQKACDEISRVTKGPIILLHTGMGQEISVLNENYKTLCKEYGTIFPQIGATTTKEVIDYFRQKGYFVSFENKWLWKKKVAVNRAIDYLEKRSYSFTGWANDSAHAKAIDTLRKETICISEVDDRISLVILKRDTEHCA from the coding sequence TTGAAATCACTGTCTTTCGACCACTTAGTTACTCACTATGATGAAACTAGAGATTTTGACATGCCGTGCTTTCTTAAAGCACTGAATGCAATAAAGTCCATCGTACCTCCAATCAGTTATCCTAAAATGTTTGAACCAGGTATTGGAAACGGACGTATAGCAATTCCATTGGTTAGATTAGGATATAAAGTAACAGGAATAGACATTTCTGAGATAATGTTGAATAACTTGTCACAAAGAATTAAGAAAGACAACATAACTGGCCTTGATTATAAAATCGGAGATGTTTCTTGTGTTCCTTTCGACAACCTTTCCTTTGACGCAACCATAGCTACACACCTTTTCTATTTTGTTAGTGAATGGCAAAAAGCTTGTGACGAAATTTCAAGAGTAACTAAAGGTCCAATTATTTTATTGCATACAGGTATGGGCCAGGAAATATCAGTATTAAATGAAAATTATAAAACTCTGTGTAAGGAATATGGCACTATTTTCCCGCAAATTGGTGCAACGACCACAAAAGAAGTAATTGATTACTTCAGGCAAAAAGGATATTTTGTTTCCTTTGAAAACAAATGGCTGTGGAAAAAGAAAGTAGCTGTCAACCGAGCTATAGACTACTTGGAGAAAAGATCCTATTCTTTTACTGGGTGGGCGAACGATTCTGCCCACGCAAAAGCAATAGATACACTAAGAAAAGAAACCATTTGTATATCTGAAGTTGATGACAGGATTTCATTAGTTATACTTAAAAGGGACACGGAACACTGCGCCTAA
- a CDS encoding radical SAM protein, with product MNILQVTGKPELARVYVASLRNDPANLVEFVDACSPALGDRRKKWVIIISTQLGCPVNCVMCDAGGGFSGNLSSAEMLGQVKRVIADNGLDPNACAKFKVQFARMGEPALNPQVITALRDLSALYPGVIPCIATIGPKDSSRWFSELLIVRDLFHDFQLQFSVNSTDEALRDVIMPYPKRSLSQLADYGQKFYRPGQRKAVLNFALQPQWQVDAVTLRKMFDPKYFAVKLTPTNPTATGRENGLDLNEDLDAINGKMEGKARDLERQGFLVIRSIGQLEENRIGSNCGQAVKSFVDCMAV from the coding sequence ATGAACATTCTTCAAGTAACCGGCAAACCGGAACTGGCGAGGGTCTACGTGGCCAGCCTTCGAAACGACCCAGCTAATCTGGTTGAATTTGTAGACGCCTGTTCTCCCGCACTGGGCGACAGGCGCAAGAAATGGGTGATCATCATTTCCACCCAGCTGGGCTGTCCGGTGAACTGCGTGATGTGCGATGCCGGGGGCGGATTCAGTGGCAACTTGAGTTCAGCAGAAATGCTGGGGCAGGTTAAAAGAGTGATAGCGGACAACGGCCTGGACCCCAACGCCTGCGCCAAGTTCAAGGTTCAGTTCGCCCGGATGGGCGAGCCGGCCTTGAACCCCCAGGTGATCACCGCGCTGAGGGATCTGTCGGCCCTGTATCCCGGGGTCATTCCCTGCATCGCCACCATCGGGCCTAAGGATTCCAGCCGTTGGTTCAGCGAACTCCTGATAGTGAGGGACCTGTTCCACGACTTCCAGTTGCAGTTCTCGGTCAATTCAACCGATGAGGCTTTGCGCGATGTGATCATGCCCTATCCCAAGCGGTCTTTGAGCCAACTGGCTGATTACGGCCAAAAGTTTTACCGGCCGGGCCAGCGCAAGGCGGTGCTGAACTTTGCTCTGCAGCCCCAATGGCAGGTGGATGCGGTAACGCTGCGCAAAATGTTCGATCCAAAATATTTTGCGGTCAAGCTGACCCCCACCAACCCCACCGCGACCGGCAGGGAGAATGGTCTGGACCTGAACGAGGACTTGGACGCGATAAATGGTAAGATGGAGGGAAAAGCCCGGGATTTGGAGCGGCAGGGGTTTTTGGTGATCAGGTCCATCGGTCAGTTGGAGGAAAACAGGATAGGAAGCAACTGCGGCCAGGCGGTGAAGAGTTTTGTGGACTGCATGGCCGTATAG
- a CDS encoding thioesterase family protein: protein MARIKIDLPQKFSFETELPVRITDINYGGHLGNDALLGLIHEVRLRFLKSMGYSEHDVEGAGIIMSDAAIVYQVECFYGDVLKFQVTAGDFSRAGCDIFYQATNAKTGGPVAEAKTGIVFYDYQNKKVLPVPEGFRKRFE, encoded by the coding sequence ATGGCCCGGATAAAGATAGACCTTCCCCAAAAATTCAGCTTCGAAACAGAGCTGCCGGTGCGGATCACCGACATCAACTACGGCGGGCACCTGGGCAACGACGCACTGCTGGGGCTGATCCACGAGGTCCGGCTGAGGTTTCTTAAAAGCATGGGTTACAGCGAGCATGATGTCGAAGGCGCGGGGATCATCATGTCCGACGCGGCCATCGTCTACCAGGTCGAGTGCTTCTATGGCGATGTGCTGAAGTTCCAGGTAACCGCCGGGGACTTTTCCCGGGCCGGCTGCGACATCTTTTACCAGGCCACCAACGCCAAGACGGGAGGACCCGTGGCCGAGGCCAAGACCGGGATAGTGTTCTATGATTACCAGAACAAGAAAGTATTGCCGGTGCCGGAGGGGTTTAGGAAGAGGTTTGAGTGA
- a CDS encoding secondary thiamine-phosphate synthase enzyme YjbQ, with translation MHKISLSTGSRSQFLDITDRVQEIISREKVKDGLALVWVPHTTAGLTVNENADPDVVRDILASLDKRFPWDDNYAHTEGNSAAHIKSSLMGCAQTLIVKDGRLALGTWQGLYFCEFDGPRKREVWVKFVEG, from the coding sequence CTGCATAAAATAAGCCTTTCCACCGGTTCCCGCTCCCAGTTTTTGGACATCACCGATCGGGTGCAGGAGATAATTTCCAGGGAAAAGGTCAAAGACGGACTGGCCCTGGTCTGGGTACCCCACACCACCGCCGGGCTGACCGTCAACGAGAACGCAGACCCCGACGTGGTCCGGGACATTCTGGCCTCTTTGGACAAGAGATTCCCCTGGGACGACAACTATGCCCACACCGAGGGCAACTCGGCCGCCCATATCAAGTCCAGCCTGATGGGCTGCGCCCAGACACTGATAGTAAAAGACGGCCGGTTGGCCCTGGGAACCTGGCAGGGACTGTATTTCTGCGAGTTCGACGGGCCCAGGAAACGGGAGGTTTGGGTGAAATTTGTGGAAGGTTGA